One part of the Glycine soja cultivar W05 chromosome 11, ASM419377v2, whole genome shotgun sequence genome encodes these proteins:
- the LOC114376652 gene encoding galactoside 2-alpha-L-fucosyltransferase-like isoform X2: MNKVGWSFKSFKTLLVVASITFPILLTLTLVHQNNNSVSDLFQGFHVLSGRTLNTNATAILSKDHDIIRESTLGPKNHSFEDGKNALSLSTTTIANDKLLDGLLVSSFDEASCFSRYQSYLYRKASSHKPSKYLIFKLRNYEHLHQSCGPSTKSYNKVMRKGTKFSKNDASTKCKYLVWTASNGLGNRIVTLVAAFLYAILTDRVLLVKFGTDMHGLFCEPFPGTSWLLPRNFPYWKDQKHIETYESMLKNNKVNTSHELLPAFIILNLQHTHDGHNNFFHCDQSQDLLQRIPVLILWSDQYFVPSLFMIPSFRQDLSKMFPEKDTVFHHLGRYLLHPSNEAWEIIRKFYEAHLAKANERIGLQVRVFNTHRAPHQTIINEIIACTLQHKLLPDFDMQKSATSPLKKPSKAVLVASLFSEYGQKLRTMYQANTTVTREVIRVYQPSHEERQKSNNDMHNIKAWTEIYLLSLCDALVTSPKSTFGYVAHSLGGLKPWILQRAYGETIPDPPCRRAKSMEPCFHYPPKP; encoded by the exons ATGAATAAAGTAGGGTGGAGTTTCAAGAGCTTCAAAACCTTATTGGTTGTGGCTTCTATAACCTTCCCTATTTTACTCACACTTACTCTCGTCCACCAAAACAACAACTCTGTTTCTGATCTCTTCCAAGGATTTCACGTATTGTCTGGAAGAACCCTCAATACTAATGCTACTGCTATTCTCTCGAAAGATCATGATATTATTAGAGAGTCAACTCTAG GTCCAAAGAACCATTCATTTGAAGATGGGAAGAATGCTCTGTCCCTATCTACTACTACCATTGCTAATGACAAACTCCTTGATGGACTTCTAGTTTCCTCATTTGATGAAGCATCATGCTTTAGTAGATATCAATCTTACTTGTACCGCAAAGCTTCCTCTCATAAACCTTCTAAATATCTGATATTCAAGCTACGAAACTATGAACATCTTCATCAAAGTTGTGGACCTTCTACCAAATCCTACAACAAAGTCATGCGAAAGGGCACAAAATTTAGCAAAAATGATGCTAGTACTAAGTGCAAATATCTTGTCTGGACAGCTTCCAATGGCTTAGGGAACAGGATAGTAACCTTGGTTGCAGCATTTCTTTATGCTATCCTTACAGACCGTGTTCTACTTGTCAAATTTGGTACTGATATGCACGGCCTCTTTTGTGAGCCGTTTCCTGGTACCTCATGGTTATTGCCCAGGAACTTTCCTTATTGGAAAGATCAGAAACATATTGAAACATATGAAAGCATGTTAAAGAATAACAAGGTAAACACGTCACATGAACTTTTGCCAGCATTTATTATTCTTAATCTACAGCACACCCATGATGgtcacaataatttttttcattgtgaTCAAAGTCAAGATCTTCTCCAGAGAATTCCCGTGCTGATTTTATGGTCAGATCAATATTTTGTCCCTTCTCTTTTTATGATTCCATCATTTAGACAAGATCTAAGTAAAATGTTCCCTGAGAAAGACACTGTTTTTCACCATCTGGGACGTTACCTTCTTCACCCATCAAATGAGGCATGggaaataattagaaaattctATGAGGCACACCTAGCTAAGGCAAATGAGAGGATTGGCCTGCAGGTTAGAGTATTTAATACTCATCGAGCACCACATCAAACCATTATCAATGAAATTATAGCCTGCACCCTTCAGCATAAATTGCTGCCTGATTTCGACATGCAAAAGTCAGCAACTTCTCCTTTGAAGAAGCCCTCAAAAGCTGTTCTAGTAGCATCTTTATTCTCAGAATATGGTCAGAAGCTGAGGACTATGTATCAGGCAAATACAACTGTGACCAGGGAAGTAATAAGAGTTTATCAGCCAAGTCATGAAGAGCGTCAAAAGTCAAATAATGACATGCACAACATTAAGGCATGGACAGAAATATATTTGCTGAGTTTGTGTGATGCATTGGTTACAAGCCCGAAGTCTACTTTTGGGTATGTTGCTCATAGTCTTGGAGGTTTGAAGCCATGGATTTTGCAGAGGGCGTATGGGGAAACCATCCCAGATCCACCTTGTCGTCGAGCTAAGTCCATGGAGCCTTGTTTCCATTATCCTCCCAA GCCTTAG
- the LOC114376652 gene encoding galactoside 2-alpha-L-fucosyltransferase-like isoform X1 encodes MNKVGWSFKSFKTLLVVASITFPILLTLTLVHQNNNSVSDLFQGFHVLSGRTLNTNATAILSKDHDIIRESTLGPKNHSFEDGKNALSLSTTTIANDKLLDGLLVSSFDEASCFSRYQSYLYRKASSHKPSKYLIFKLRNYEHLHQSCGPSTKSYNKVMRKGTKFSKNDASTKCKYLVWTASNGLGNRIVTLVAAFLYAILTDRVLLVKFGTDMHGLFCEPFPGTSWLLPRNFPYWKDQKHIETYESMLKNNKVNTSHELLPAFIILNLQHTHDGHNNFFHCDQSQDLLQRIPVLILWSDQYFVPSLFMIPSFRQDLSKMFPEKDTVFHHLGRYLLHPSNEAWEIIRKFYEAHLAKANERIGLQVRVFNTHRAPHQTIINEIIACTLQHKLLPDFDMQKSATSPLKKPSKAVLVASLFSEYGQKLRTMYQANTTVTREVIRVYQPSHEERQKSNNDMHNIKAWTEIYLLSLCDALVTSPKSTFGYVAHSLGGLKPWILQRAYGETIPDPPCRRAKSMEPCFHYPPKYDCRANSTVDFTSIFHHMKHCEDVSSGLRLVNVKH; translated from the exons ATGAATAAAGTAGGGTGGAGTTTCAAGAGCTTCAAAACCTTATTGGTTGTGGCTTCTATAACCTTCCCTATTTTACTCACACTTACTCTCGTCCACCAAAACAACAACTCTGTTTCTGATCTCTTCCAAGGATTTCACGTATTGTCTGGAAGAACCCTCAATACTAATGCTACTGCTATTCTCTCGAAAGATCATGATATTATTAGAGAGTCAACTCTAG GTCCAAAGAACCATTCATTTGAAGATGGGAAGAATGCTCTGTCCCTATCTACTACTACCATTGCTAATGACAAACTCCTTGATGGACTTCTAGTTTCCTCATTTGATGAAGCATCATGCTTTAGTAGATATCAATCTTACTTGTACCGCAAAGCTTCCTCTCATAAACCTTCTAAATATCTGATATTCAAGCTACGAAACTATGAACATCTTCATCAAAGTTGTGGACCTTCTACCAAATCCTACAACAAAGTCATGCGAAAGGGCACAAAATTTAGCAAAAATGATGCTAGTACTAAGTGCAAATATCTTGTCTGGACAGCTTCCAATGGCTTAGGGAACAGGATAGTAACCTTGGTTGCAGCATTTCTTTATGCTATCCTTACAGACCGTGTTCTACTTGTCAAATTTGGTACTGATATGCACGGCCTCTTTTGTGAGCCGTTTCCTGGTACCTCATGGTTATTGCCCAGGAACTTTCCTTATTGGAAAGATCAGAAACATATTGAAACATATGAAAGCATGTTAAAGAATAACAAGGTAAACACGTCACATGAACTTTTGCCAGCATTTATTATTCTTAATCTACAGCACACCCATGATGgtcacaataatttttttcattgtgaTCAAAGTCAAGATCTTCTCCAGAGAATTCCCGTGCTGATTTTATGGTCAGATCAATATTTTGTCCCTTCTCTTTTTATGATTCCATCATTTAGACAAGATCTAAGTAAAATGTTCCCTGAGAAAGACACTGTTTTTCACCATCTGGGACGTTACCTTCTTCACCCATCAAATGAGGCATGggaaataattagaaaattctATGAGGCACACCTAGCTAAGGCAAATGAGAGGATTGGCCTGCAGGTTAGAGTATTTAATACTCATCGAGCACCACATCAAACCATTATCAATGAAATTATAGCCTGCACCCTTCAGCATAAATTGCTGCCTGATTTCGACATGCAAAAGTCAGCAACTTCTCCTTTGAAGAAGCCCTCAAAAGCTGTTCTAGTAGCATCTTTATTCTCAGAATATGGTCAGAAGCTGAGGACTATGTATCAGGCAAATACAACTGTGACCAGGGAAGTAATAAGAGTTTATCAGCCAAGTCATGAAGAGCGTCAAAAGTCAAATAATGACATGCACAACATTAAGGCATGGACAGAAATATATTTGCTGAGTTTGTGTGATGCATTGGTTACAAGCCCGAAGTCTACTTTTGGGTATGTTGCTCATAGTCTTGGAGGTTTGAAGCCATGGATTTTGCAGAGGGCGTATGGGGAAACCATCCCAGATCCACCTTGTCGTCGAGCTAAGTCCATGGAGCCTTGTTTCCATTATCCTCCCAAGTATGACTGTAGGGCCAATAGCACAGTTGATTTTACTTCCATTTTTCATCATATGAAGCATTGTGAAGATGTATCTAGTGGTTTGAGGCTGGTTAATGTTAAGCACTAG
- the LOC114376045 gene encoding uncharacterized protein LOC114376045 encodes MGIIRSGFSFIAGTVCGVYLAQNYQVPNVTKLADTALFMVKVVEEKYRKPKKRDDDD; translated from the coding sequence ATGGGTATAATCAGGAGTGGCTTCTCTTTCATAGCAGGGACAGTATGTGGAGTTTACTTGGCTCAGAATTATCAAGTTCCTAACGTCACAAAGTTAGCTGACACTGCCTTGTTTATGGTAAAAGTTGTGGAGGAAAAATACCGCAAGCCCAAGAAGAGGGATGATGATGATTAG
- the LOC114376043 gene encoding putative receptor-like protein kinase At1g80870: protein MPSRPFPPTNPTKTKALFLALTISACVVIFCSILYFLYHLWHSLVHRAKTIPFDASAPLKLQRFSYKDLKQATNGFDTANVIGKGGSGTVFRGILKDGKLIAIKRLDTLSLQSEREFQNELQILGGLRSPFLVTLLGYCVEKNKRVLVYEYMPNRSLQESLFGDDGGGLSLSWGSRFCIMLDVARALEFLHLGCDPPVIHGDIKPSNVLIDSEWRGKISDFGLSRIKVEGEFGVDLFSQDLGRSQDLWKSQELSGNLTAETPPALGTPVENVSEVDFALALQASSSSKNSRTCFNVKALNLNSLNYNANIATETEIRSVNAKGKEVSALDRDDWNGKFFPCDDELSSIDYSKELTVSASPLVDDEKANGKQWGKDWWWRQDGSGELCSKDYVMEWIGSQICPSNADWDDGKNNVHTKVELENSNPKDKDHDAIAPQPQVFGIGHNTTDNGVEKKESRGKKNHKKKHRKMQEWWREEHLAELSKKTSKLKNLHTKWKKGLKVPHFDLGRRFYLCRRKKFGEEGENECDQNGEFSFRRGWKKKSTHSIGSDMWSGDLFSRELSSTTSMRGTLCYVAPEYGGCGFLMEKADIYSFGVLILVIVSGRRPLHVLASPMKLEKANLISWCRHLAQAGNILELVDERLKEDYKKEQASLCINLALICLQKIPELRPDIGDIVKILKGEMELPPLPFEFSPSPPSKLYSRSRRKPKGTAE, encoded by the coding sequence atGCCTTCAAGACCCTTCCCTCCCACAAATCCCACCAAAACCAAGGCCCTCTTCCTAGCACTCACCATCTCAGCTTGTGTTGTGATTTTCTGCTCAATCCTCTACTTCCTCTACCATCTGTGGCATTCTCTTGTTCACAGAGCTAAGACCATCCCCTTTGATGCAAGTGCTCCCTTGAAGCTCCAAAGATTCTCATACAAAGATTTAAAGCAAGCCACCAATGGCTTTGACACTGCCAATGTAATTGGCAAAGGTGGCTCTGGCACTGTTTTCAGAGGAATACTTAAAGATGGCAAGTTGATTGCCATCAAACGCCTGGACACGTTGTCTTTGCAGTCAGAGAGAGAGTTTCAAAACGAGCTGCAGATTCTTGGAGGGTTGAGGTCACCATTCTTGGTGACCCTCTTGGGTTACTGTGtggaaaagaacaaaagggtgTTGGTGTATGAGTATATGCCCAACAGAAGCTTGCAGGAGTCACTCTTTGGAGATGATGGGGGGGGTTTGAGTTTGAGTTGGGGGAGCAGGTTTTGCATAATGTTGGATGTTGCTAGAGCTTTGGAGTTCTTGCACCTTGGATGTGATCCTCCAGTGATCCATGGTGATATCAAGCCAAGCAATGTTCTGATTGATTCTGAGTGGCGTGGGAAGATCTCTGACTTTGGCTTGTCAAGGATTAAGGTGGAAGGTGAGTTTGGTGTGGACTTGTTTAGCCAGGACTTGGGGAGGAGCCAGGATCTATGGAAAAGCCAAGAGCTTTCAGGTAATTTGACTGCAGAAACTCCTCCTGCTCTTGGTACTCCAGTTGAAAATGTTAGTGAAGTAGATTTTGCTCTAGCTTTGCAAGCCTCTTCTTCATCTAAAAATAGTAGGACTTGCTTTAATGTCAAAGCTTTGAACTTGAATTCTTTGAATTATAATGCCAATATTGCTACTGAAACTGAAATTAGGAGTGTAAATGCGAAGGGTAAGGAAGTTTCGGCTTTGGATAGGGATGATTGGAATGGTAAGTTTTTCCCTTGTGATGATGAGCTTTCTAGCATTGATTATAGTAAGGAGTTAACTGTGAGTGCTTCTCCTTTGGTGGATGATGAGAAGGCAAATGGGAAACAATGGGGAAAGGACTGGTGGTGGAGACAGGATGGAAGTGGAGAGTTATGTAGTAAAGACTACGTAATGGAGTGGATAGGGAGTCAGATTTGTCCATCCAACGCTGATTGGGATGATGGTAAGAACAATGTTCACACGAAAGTAGAGTTGGAAAATTCAAATCCCAAGGATAAAGACCATGATGCTATTGCACCCCAACCACAGGTGTTTGGGATTGGACATAATACTACAGATAATGGGGTTGAGAAAAAAGAGTCAAGGGGaaagaaaaatcacaaaaagaAGCACAGGAAGATGCAAGAGTGGTGGAGAGAAGAGCATCTTGCTGAATTAAGCAAGAAGACCAGTAAACTTAAAAATCTTCATACCAAGTGGAAGAAAGGCTTGAAAGTGCCCCATTTTGATTTGGGTAGAAGGTTTTATCTTTGCAGGCGTAAGAAGTTTGGAGAGGAGGGTGAGAATGAGTGTGATCAAAATGGGGAGTTTAGCTTCAGAAGAGGCTGGAAGAAGAAAAGCACTCATTCCATTGGAAGTGACATGTGGAGTGGAGATCTTTTCAGCCGTGAGCTCAGTAGCACAACAAGCATGAGAGGGACACTGTGTTATGTGGCACCAGAATATGGAGGCTGTGGATTCTTAATGGAGAAAGCTGACATTTATAGTTTTGGAGTTTTGATTCTTGTAATTGTGTCAGGTAGGAGACCATTGCATGTTCTTGCATCACCCATGAAACTAGAGAAAGCTAACTTAATAAGCTGGTGTAGACACTTGGCTCAAGCTGGTAACATTTTAGAACTTGTGGATGAGAGATTGAAAGAAGATTACAAGAAGGAACAAGCAAGTCTGTGTATCAACTTGGCACTCATTTGCTTACAGAAAATTCCAGAGCTGCGGCCAGATATTGGGGATATTGTTAAGATTTTGAAGGGGGAGATGGAGCTTCCACCACTTCCATTTGAATTCTCCCCTTCTCCACCTTCCAAATTATACAGCAGATCAAGGAGAAAACCGAAGGGCACTGCAGAATAG
- the LOC114376044 gene encoding pentatricopeptide repeat-containing protein At1g80880, mitochondrial-like, whose amino-acid sequence MAVPLQLRCYYFNVSRGLHLHVIGSASSNVFSSQALHQTVSIHSQPQAPFNFNFNLDDPTLPKFLELLKKVAHSSPQAEGLHLSGFQANRDLICSAIWALREEWKPALLAFKWNCHGNDEKVCNLMIWVLTTHGKFSTAWCIIRDMHRSSLSTRQAMLIMIDRYASANNSAKAIQTFNFMDKFRLTPDQEAFHALLTALSKYGNVEEAEEFMLVNKKLFPLNTESFNIILNGWCNITKDVYEAKRVWREMSKYCITPNATSYSYMISCFSNEGNLFDSLRLYDQMKKRGWIPGIEIYNSLVYVLTHENCLKEALRTIDKLKEQGLQPGSATFNSMILPLCEAGKLAGARIIFNTMVEENVSPTTETYHAFFEGTDYQGTLEFLTRMKDSGLGPNKDSFVIILAKFLKLKQPVNALKFWTEMKTYDVLPSCVHYRIMVEGLVTCRWFVKARDFYEEMVSNGCSADPKLNRLFQKEVLDSGDKGKQNVKKANSNKSMNILKNDKMK is encoded by the exons ATGGCCGTACCTCTACAGCTACGCTGCTACTATTTTAACGTTTCAAGAGGGTTGCACTTGCATGTGATTGGAAGTGCAAGTAGTAATGTTTTTTCCTCTCAGGCATTGCATCAAACAGTTTCAATACACTCTCAGCCTCAGGCGCCATTCAACTTCAACTTCAATTTGGATGACCCAACTCTACCGAAGTTCCTGGAATTGCTCAAAAAGGTGGCCCATTCATCACCGCAAGCAGAGGGTCTCCACCTCTCAGGTTTCCAAGCAAATAGGGATTTGATATGTTCCGCTATTTGGGCATTGAGGGAAGAATGGAAACCTGCATTGCTTGCCTTCAAATGGAATTGCCATGGTAATGATGAGAAAGTCTGCAACTTGATGATATGGGTCTTGACAACTCATGGAAAATTTTCCACTGCTTGGTGCATCATTCGAGATATGCATCGTTCCTCTCTCTCCACGCGTCAGGCTATGCTTATTATGATTGATAG ATATGCATCAGCAAACAACTCGGCCAAGGCTATTCAAACATTCAACTTTATGGACAAGTTCAGATTGACTCCTGATCAGGAAGCATTCCATGCACTTTTGACTGCTCTTAGTAAATATGGAAACGTTGAAGAGGCTGAAGAGTTTATGCTAGTAAATAAGAAGCTCTTCCCACTTAATACTGAGAGCTTTAACATTATTCTTAATGGATGGTGTAACATAACTAAGGATGTATATGAAGCAAAAAGAGTTTGGAGAGAAATGTCGAAATACTGTATAACACCAAATGCTACTTCATATAGCTACATGATTTCCTGCTTTTCAAATGAAGGGAATCTTTTTGACTCTCTTAGGCTCTATGATCAGATGAAGAAAAGGGGATGGATCCCTGGGATAGAGATTTACAATTCATTAGTTTATGTTTTAACTCATGAAAATTGCTTGAAGGAGGCTCTCAGGACAATAGATAagttgaaagaacaaggtttgcaACCAGGTTCTGCCACCTTCAACTCCATGATACTCCCTCTTTGTGAAGCTGGAAAACTAGCAGGGGCAAGGATAATATTTAACACAATGGTAGAGGAGAATGTTAGTCCAACCACTGAGACCTACCATGCATTTTTTGAGGGAACAGATTATCAAGGAACATTGGAATTTCTGACTAGGATGAAAGATTCTGGTTTAGGTCCTAATAAGGATTCCTTTGTCATAATTCTGGCAAAATTCTTAAAGTTGAAGCAACCTGTAAATGCATTAAAATTTTGGACAGAAATGAAGACATATGATGTGCTGCCCAGTTGTGTGCATTACAGAATAATGGTTGAAGGGCTAGTAACGTGTAGGTGGTTCGTAAAGGCCAGGGATTTTTATGAGGAGATGGTTTCAAATGGATGTTCAGCAGATCCAAAGCTTAATAGGCTCTTTCAGAAAGAAGTACTTGATAGTGGTGATAAAGGAAAACAGAATGTTAAAAAGGCTAATAGTAATAAAAGTATGAATATTCTGAAAAATGATAAGATGAAGTAG